In a genomic window of Sphingomonas lutea:
- a CDS encoding UdgX family uracil-DNA binding protein (This protein belongs to the uracil DNA glycosylase superfamily, members of which act in excision repair of DNA. However, it belongs more specifically to UdgX branch, whose founding member was found to bind uracil in DNA (where it does not belong), without cleaving it, appears to promote DNA repair by a pathway involving RecA, rather than base excision.), whose translation MLAEGPMIDAHRVTLSAPDDFDGWRDAARDLAEAGVPASAVVWQVDGDVGDLFGVDAPRSAAPSFAVPRPFVDLAKAVVCHRDPERFALLYALLLKLRDNRRALEDRADPLVDRLEKMAKEVRRDAHKMHAFVRFREVEADGDTRFVAFFEPDHHIVRREAGFFMRRFSNMRWSILTPELSIHWDGKQISESPGATREDAPDGDPLEETWKTYYANIFNPDRLKVGAMMKEMPKKYWHNMPETALVAPLIANARNRELEMIERSRASLKPAVPPPPSSNLRGSWEALRAEAMVCTRCDLHKCATQTVFGEGPLDARIMFVGEQPGDQEDLAGRPFVGPAGQIFDAALERAGIDRAGVYVTNAVKHFKFVLRGKRRIHSRPDTGEIDACRWWVDNERSLIRPPLTVALGATAARSLLHKSVTISRVRGEPLALPDGGGECWVTVHPSFLLRIPEEDRKREEQALFVRDLERIKARAAALAA comes from the coding sequence ATGCTTGCCGAAGGGCCGATGATCGACGCGCATCGCGTGACCTTGTCGGCGCCCGACGACTTCGACGGATGGCGCGATGCTGCGCGCGACCTTGCCGAAGCCGGCGTTCCGGCCAGCGCTGTCGTGTGGCAGGTCGACGGCGACGTGGGGGACCTTTTCGGCGTGGACGCGCCGCGCTCCGCCGCGCCCAGCTTTGCGGTGCCGCGGCCGTTCGTCGATCTCGCCAAGGCGGTCGTCTGCCACCGCGATCCGGAACGCTTTGCCCTGCTTTATGCGCTGCTGCTGAAGCTGCGCGACAATCGCCGGGCGTTGGAGGATCGTGCCGATCCGCTCGTCGATCGCCTGGAAAAGATGGCCAAGGAAGTGCGCCGCGACGCGCACAAAATGCATGCCTTCGTCCGCTTTCGCGAAGTCGAGGCGGACGGGGACACGCGCTTCGTCGCTTTTTTCGAGCCCGATCATCACATCGTTCGGCGCGAGGCGGGCTTTTTCATGCGCCGCTTTTCCAACATGCGCTGGTCGATATTGACGCCCGAGCTCAGCATCCACTGGGACGGCAAGCAGATCAGCGAAAGCCCGGGCGCGACGCGCGAGGATGCGCCCGACGGCGACCCGCTCGAGGAGACGTGGAAGACATATTACGCGAACATCTTCAATCCGGACCGGTTGAAGGTCGGCGCGATGATGAAGGAGATGCCGAAGAAATATTGGCACAACATGCCCGAAACCGCATTGGTCGCACCGCTCATTGCCAATGCGCGCAATCGGGAGCTGGAGATGATCGAACGGTCGAGGGCCAGTCTGAAGCCGGCCGTCCCGCCACCGCCATCGAGCAACCTGCGCGGATCGTGGGAGGCGTTGCGCGCGGAGGCGATGGTGTGCACGCGCTGCGACCTGCACAAATGCGCGACTCAGACGGTGTTCGGGGAAGGCCCGCTCGACGCGCGGATCATGTTCGTCGGGGAGCAGCCGGGCGACCAGGAGGATCTGGCCGGCCGACCCTTCGTCGGTCCGGCAGGTCAGATTTTCGATGCCGCGCTAGAACGCGCGGGGATCGACAGGGCGGGGGTCTACGTGACCAACGCGGTCAAGCATTTCAAATTCGTGCTGCGCGGCAAGCGGCGCATCCACAGCCGGCCGGACACGGGTGAGATCGATGCGTGCCGCTGGTGGGTCGACAATGAAAGGTCGCTGATCCGCCCGCCGCTGACGGTCGCGCTGGGGGCAACCGCAGCGCGCTCGCTCCTGCACAAGAGTGTGACGATCAGCCGCGTTCGCGGCGAGCCGCTCGCGCTGCCCGATGGCGGCGGCGAATGCTGGGTGACCGTGCACCCAAGCTTCCTCCTCCGCATCCCCGAAGAGGATCGCAAGCGCGAGGAGCAGGCGCTGTTCGTCCGCGACCTGGAACGGATCAAGGCGCGCGCCGCCGCGCTTGCCGCCTAG
- a CDS encoding TonB-dependent receptor, translating to MTRSTWLATVAVIAFSVSPARAADAADDAAQGEIIVTGERGEYGVRSTSTATKTNTDVRNIPQALTVISESQIEDQGLRSIAELLTFVPGATAGTGEANRDQITLRGNNTTADFFIDGVRDDVQYFRDFYNVDRVEVLKGPNAMIFGRGGGGGIVNRVGKRSTLNAYREGLVSSDSFGGVRVTADVDQPLSGNAGVRINALYENGDSFRRHVDLERYGLNPTAGIQVGPATRIDIGYEYFHDRRTTDRGLPSLAGEPLEGRDKSFFGDPDDSFAKADVNIAHFRAEHEFRRGVMLRNITHYGHYDKFYQNIYPNSAVTNGEVVLGAYNSRNDRRNLFSQTDLIWEGKLGSIDHTFLAGFELGRQKSRNHRVSGAIQGLPGNRVSIDDPTVDVDVIYASTPSDANNRTRASVAAIYVQEQLRPTDWLEIVAGLRFDRFKLEVDDLRAGSSDYDRTDNLWSPRLGLVLKPTERMSVYGSFSRSYLPQSGDQFSGLTSASAQLKPERFDNLEIGGKWEPIEGLLATAAVYQLDRTNSQSPNPDPSLPPLLTGEQRSRGIELGLERSITDRWQVSAGYALQKAEIRERTSACNPAVAQCEVPLVPRHSFSLWNRYDFNSRVGAGLGVIARSKSYASISNNVRLPGYARVDAAVFYKLPNGMEAQLNLENVFGADYFPTAHNDNNIAPGAPRTLKGTVGYRF from the coding sequence ATGACGCGTTCGACTTGGTTGGCCACGGTGGCCGTAATTGCTTTTTCCGTGTCTCCGGCGCGCGCGGCGGATGCCGCCGACGACGCCGCCCAGGGGGAAATCATCGTCACTGGCGAGCGCGGAGAATATGGCGTCCGCTCGACCAGCACGGCAACCAAGACCAATACCGACGTCCGCAACATCCCGCAGGCGCTTACGGTCATCTCGGAAAGCCAGATCGAAGACCAGGGCCTGCGCTCGATCGCCGAACTGCTGACCTTCGTCCCCGGGGCGACCGCCGGTACCGGCGAGGCCAACCGCGACCAGATCACGCTGCGCGGCAACAACACCACCGCCGACTTCTTCATCGATGGCGTGCGCGACGACGTTCAATATTTCCGCGACTTCTACAACGTCGATCGGGTCGAGGTATTGAAGGGGCCGAACGCGATGATCTTCGGCCGCGGCGGCGGCGGCGGGATCGTCAATCGGGTCGGCAAGCGCTCGACCCTCAACGCCTATCGTGAAGGCCTGGTGTCGAGCGACAGCTTCGGCGGCGTCCGGGTAACGGCCGATGTCGACCAGCCACTGTCGGGCAACGCGGGCGTGCGCATCAACGCGCTTTACGAAAATGGCGACAGCTTCCGCCGCCACGTCGATCTCGAGCGCTACGGCCTCAATCCGACGGCGGGCATCCAGGTCGGCCCAGCCACGCGCATCGACATCGGCTATGAATATTTCCACGACCGCCGCACCACCGATCGCGGCCTGCCTTCCCTCGCCGGCGAGCCGCTGGAGGGCCGCGACAAGAGCTTCTTCGGCGACCCCGACGACAGCTTCGCCAAAGCCGATGTCAACATCGCGCACTTCCGCGCCGAGCATGAATTCCGGCGGGGGGTGATGTTGCGCAACATCACGCACTACGGCCATTACGACAAATTCTATCAGAACATTTACCCGAACAGCGCCGTTACGAATGGCGAGGTGGTGCTTGGCGCTTACAACAGCCGCAACGACCGCCGAAACCTGTTCAGCCAGACCGACCTGATCTGGGAAGGCAAGCTGGGGTCGATCGACCACACCTTCCTCGCGGGGTTTGAACTGGGGCGACAGAAATCGCGCAACCACCGCGTAAGCGGCGCCATCCAGGGCCTCCCCGGCAATCGCGTGTCGATCGACGATCCGACGGTGGACGTGGATGTCATCTACGCCTCGACGCCGAGCGACGCGAACAACCGCACCCGCGCCAGCGTCGCCGCCATCTACGTGCAGGAGCAGCTTCGTCCCACCGACTGGCTGGAGATCGTCGCGGGGCTTCGCTTCGACCGCTTCAAGCTCGAGGTCGACGATCTGCGCGCCGGGAGCAGCGATTACGACCGAACCGACAATCTGTGGTCGCCGCGTTTGGGGCTGGTGCTCAAGCCGACCGAGCGCATGTCGGTCTACGGCAGCTTTAGCCGCTCCTATCTTCCGCAGTCGGGCGACCAGTTCAGCGGCCTCACCTCGGCGAGCGCGCAATTGAAGCCCGAACGCTTCGACAATCTGGAAATCGGCGGGAAGTGGGAGCCGATCGAGGGCCTGCTGGCGACAGCGGCGGTCTATCAGCTGGACCGCACCAACAGTCAGTCGCCCAACCCGGACCCGAGCCTACCGCCGCTACTGACCGGGGAGCAGCGCAGTCGCGGGATCGAGCTGGGGCTGGAGCGCAGCATCACCGATCGCTGGCAGGTTTCGGCCGGCTACGCGCTCCAAAAGGCCGAAATCCGCGAACGCACCAGCGCCTGCAATCCGGCAGTGGCACAGTGCGAGGTACCGCTAGTCCCGCGGCACAGCTTTTCCCTTTGGAATCGCTACGACTTCAACAGCCGCGTCGGCGCCGGCCTGGGTGTAATCGCGCGGTCGAAATCCTACGCCTCGATCAGCAACAACGTGCGTTTGCCCGGCTATGCGCGCGTCGACGCCGCCGTCTTCTACAAGCTTCCCAACGGCATGGAGGCCCAGCTCAACCTGGAGAACGTCTTCGGCGCCGATTACTTCCCGACCGCGCACAACGACAACAATATCGCGCCGGGCGCGCCGCGCACGCTCAAGGGGACGGTCGGCTACCGCTTCTAG
- a CDS encoding cytochrome P450 yields MAERFVPPYPPRPAAPVPSWRGLYGERARTLVYGWSERAFSETYLFRKVLGWRVHIPLEPQAIQHVLLNNAANYEKPRLVKTLLAPVIGRGLLTSDGPLWRAQRQIVAASFNPPAVDALVPVFAAQAERRAKGWAGGVLDVAEEATTTTMQVITEALFSGDKRLTSRTALTHIAAALEGFSEARLQVLMGLPVFPVTLRGLRGLRGQAYLRRTLTQIVEERLRPGAPDDFVTGMIHALSEKYSRAEAVSLAVDNAATFYLAGHETTANSITWTLYLLSEQPDLQEAVAAEAQAALASGADARLPTRLPLLQSVVEESLRLYPAAPRFDREAIGEDEICGYRVRRGDFVSIWPWLLHRHRALWDDPDAFDPQRFTPDRKKGRHRFQYIPFGAGPRTCVGARFAIAEALTILAVWIARWSFGSVRRPVRLSGSVTLRPLGGMPLKMTPRS; encoded by the coding sequence ATGGCTGAGCGCTTCGTCCCACCCTATCCGCCGCGGCCCGCGGCACCGGTGCCATCGTGGCGCGGACTGTACGGCGAGCGCGCGCGGACCCTGGTCTACGGCTGGTCCGAGCGCGCCTTCTCGGAAACCTATCTGTTCCGCAAGGTCCTTGGCTGGCGCGTGCACATCCCGCTTGAGCCGCAAGCCATCCAGCACGTCCTGCTCAACAATGCCGCCAATTATGAGAAGCCGCGCCTTGTCAAAACGCTGCTCGCACCAGTCATCGGACGCGGCCTCCTCACTTCCGACGGGCCGCTGTGGCGCGCGCAGCGGCAAATCGTCGCGGCCAGCTTCAACCCGCCGGCGGTCGACGCTTTGGTGCCCGTCTTCGCCGCCCAGGCCGAACGCCGCGCGAAAGGGTGGGCCGGCGGCGTGTTGGATGTGGCCGAAGAGGCGACCACAACGACGATGCAGGTCATCACGGAGGCGCTGTTCAGCGGCGACAAGCGCCTCACCAGCCGGACGGCATTGACCCATATCGCCGCCGCGCTCGAGGGATTCAGCGAGGCGCGGCTACAAGTCCTTATGGGACTGCCGGTGTTCCCGGTGACGTTGCGCGGCCTTCGCGGGCTTCGGGGCCAGGCCTATTTGCGCCGCACCTTGACCCAGATCGTCGAAGAGCGCCTTCGCCCCGGCGCGCCGGACGACTTCGTCACGGGCATGATACACGCCTTGTCGGAAAAATATTCACGCGCCGAAGCGGTTTCGCTGGCGGTGGACAATGCCGCGACCTTCTATCTCGCAGGGCACGAGACGACGGCGAACAGCATCACTTGGACGCTATACCTTTTGTCAGAGCAGCCTGATCTGCAGGAAGCGGTCGCTGCCGAAGCGCAGGCGGCGCTGGCCTCAGGCGCGGACGCCCGCCTGCCGACCCGGCTGCCGCTGCTCCAATCGGTGGTCGAGGAATCGCTTCGACTATATCCGGCGGCGCCACGGTTTGATCGTGAAGCGATCGGCGAGGATGAGATCTGCGGGTATCGTGTGCGTCGCGGCGATTTCGTATCCATTTGGCCCTGGCTGCTCCACCGCCATCGCGCATTGTGGGACGATCCGGATGCCTTCGACCCGCAACGCTTCACCCCTGATCGCAAGAAGGGCCGCCACCGCTTTCAATATATCCCGTTCGGCGCAGGCCCGCGCACCTGCGTCGGCGCACGATTCGCGATCGCCGAAGCGCTGACGATCCTCGCCGTCTGGATAGCCCGCTGGTCCTTCGGTAGCGTCAGACGGCCAGTCCGACTGTCGGGATCCGTCACCCTGCGGCCATTGGGCGGAATGCCTCTGAAGATGACGCCCCGCTCATAA
- a CDS encoding DJ-1/PfpI family protein encodes MDAVRVAFLIYPNVTQLDFTGPAQVLSRLGNAHLDFVWRDLAPVQTDSGFAIVPTATFADITRADIICIPGGFGCVDVMEDEEALDWIRKVAADARWVTSVCTGSLILGAAGLLEGYRATTHWNWHAFLPLFGAEPVQARVVFDRNRVTGGGVTAGIDFALALTAAIRGEDHAKGVQLALEYDPRPPFDAGSPASAGAALAEGVRDRTRRLAPDRETRVRAIAGRRPANG; translated from the coding sequence ATGGACGCGGTACGAGTCGCGTTCCTGATCTACCCGAACGTCACCCAGCTCGATTTCACCGGCCCGGCGCAAGTCTTGTCGCGGCTGGGGAATGCGCATCTCGACTTTGTCTGGCGTGACCTCGCGCCCGTGCAGACCGACAGCGGGTTTGCAATCGTCCCCACGGCGACATTCGCCGACATTACCCGCGCCGACATCATCTGCATTCCAGGCGGCTTTGGGTGCGTCGACGTGATGGAGGATGAAGAGGCTCTGGACTGGATCCGAAAGGTCGCGGCCGATGCCCGCTGGGTGACAAGCGTCTGCACCGGCTCACTGATCCTCGGCGCGGCCGGCCTGCTCGAAGGCTATCGCGCGACGACCCACTGGAACTGGCACGCTTTCCTCCCCTTGTTCGGGGCCGAACCGGTGCAAGCGCGGGTCGTCTTCGATCGCAATCGCGTCACGGGTGGCGGTGTGACCGCAGGGATCGACTTCGCCCTCGCGCTGACCGCGGCCATTCGTGGTGAAGACCATGCCAAGGGCGTGCAGCTCGCGCTCGAATATGATCCGCGACCCCCGTTTGACGCGGGCTCTCCCGCCAGTGCCGGCGCTGCCCTGGCCGAAGGCGTGCGCGACCGGACCCGCCGCCTCGCGCCCGACCGCGAGACTCGCGTGCGCGCGATCGCGGGGCGCCGCCCGGCCAATGGCTGA